A single Bifidobacterium asteroides DNA region contains:
- a CDS encoding endonuclease/exonuclease/phosphatase family protein, giving the protein MAKFRQSFLVKHVFGWTARLLALASLLALAARACPAWLSAIPYLPDLAALTPWFIFMSLLALVLALMASRWFTALVLIAALALNVYWQYPFYQEGSQIGGQFDQSMALEHPDRYDDVARVMTLNVYKGQADADQIVKTVSDNRVEVLALQEVSEDFVDRLHKAGIDRYLPHEQLSTSSKEYANGLWTAAPMQSPSKDDVGSRSSMMPAASIDFGRGRTSVRFVSVHTTSPQPGSWNAWRRSVSDLGKLRKHEHTRYVLLGDFNATCDHAVFRDMLGERFSDGARQAGHGMSMTWPANRAPLPRLVAIDHVVVDRDIRANRLQVVPIAGSDHAALLATVMVE; this is encoded by the coding sequence ATGGCGAAATTCAGACAGTCCTTCCTGGTGAAGCATGTCTTTGGGTGGACGGCCAGACTGCTGGCGTTGGCCAGCTTGCTGGCCCTAGCGGCGCGTGCCTGCCCGGCATGGCTGTCAGCGATACCCTACCTGCCTGATCTGGCCGCTTTGACGCCCTGGTTCATCTTCATGAGTCTACTGGCCCTGGTCCTGGCTCTGATGGCTTCACGATGGTTCACGGCTTTGGTGCTTATCGCCGCCTTGGCCCTGAATGTCTACTGGCAGTACCCCTTCTACCAGGAAGGATCCCAGATCGGCGGGCAATTTGATCAGTCCATGGCCCTTGAGCATCCCGACCGGTACGACGATGTGGCGCGGGTCATGACGCTGAACGTCTACAAGGGTCAGGCCGATGCCGATCAGATAGTCAAGACCGTCAGCGACAACCGGGTCGAGGTGCTGGCTCTGCAGGAGGTCAGCGAGGATTTTGTGGACCGTCTGCACAAGGCCGGCATCGACCGCTATCTGCCCCACGAGCAGCTTTCCACATCTTCGAAGGAATACGCCAACGGTCTTTGGACAGCCGCGCCAATGCAGTCACCCTCAAAGGACGACGTAGGTTCCCGCTCTTCCATGATGCCGGCGGCCAGCATCGACTTCGGCAGGGGCAGGACCAGTGTCAGATTCGTCTCGGTCCATACCACCTCGCCGCAACCGGGCAGTTGGAATGCCTGGCGACGCAGCGTGTCCGACCTGGGAAAACTGCGGAAGCACGAACACACGCGATACGTGCTTTTGGGGGACTTCAACGCCACCTGCGATCATGCAGTTTTCCGAGACATGCTGGGGGAGCGGTTCAGTGATGGAGCACGTCAGGCCGGGCATGGCATGAGCATGACCTGGCCAGCCAACCGAGCTCCATTGCCCAGGTTGGTGGCCATCGATCATGTGGTGGTGGATCGGGACATCAGGGCCAATCGGCTGCAGGTCGTACCTATCGCGGGTTCGGATCATGCGGCCCTGCTGGCCACGGTGATGGTGGAGTAG
- the xseA gene encoding exodeoxyribonuclease VII large subunit, protein MGAPAGPAPSGLAPKPLDQLPRLARDTTEEDPWPVSVLSQKYHDAVARWPGAWVEGQIVEINTRRTGSAYLTLRDNFEDISINVMGFRAFATQAREFRQGDRVVVHGRPDLWIKQTRLSFMADRIKRVGTGDLKEQIDQLRRKLKGEGLFDAENKVPLPEFPRRIGLICAPKARAEGDVITNARLRWPTIEFSVVHAHVQGPQCPPEVVEAIQKLDADPAVDVIIVARGGGSFEDLLGFSDESVVRATAACVTPIVSAIGHEDDWTLIDLAADLRASTPTDAAKRVVPDLVEQEGIIQEARMRINARIQNMVEGETRLIEGYANRPSLTKPQTMLDKPQRLVDESLVRLDIALRRIVDDASLTVEKLQSSLTALSPQSTLDRGYAVVQTLDGKVVVSPQQVQADQDLTLTVKEGRIETRVVSGQ, encoded by the coding sequence ATGGGTGCGCCGGCTGGCCCAGCACCGTCAGGACTGGCTCCCAAACCATTGGATCAGCTGCCCCGCCTGGCACGTGACACCACCGAGGAAGACCCTTGGCCGGTCAGCGTGCTCAGCCAGAAGTACCACGACGCCGTGGCCCGTTGGCCCGGAGCCTGGGTGGAGGGTCAGATCGTGGAGATCAACACCCGCCGGACCGGTTCGGCATATCTGACCCTGCGTGACAACTTCGAGGACATCTCCATCAATGTCATGGGCTTCCGGGCCTTCGCCACCCAGGCCAGGGAATTTCGTCAGGGCGACCGCGTGGTGGTGCACGGGCGACCCGACCTGTGGATCAAACAGACCCGTCTGAGCTTTATGGCCGACCGGATCAAGCGCGTAGGCACCGGTGACCTGAAGGAGCAGATTGACCAGCTCAGGCGCAAGCTCAAGGGCGAGGGCCTCTTCGATGCGGAAAACAAGGTTCCCCTGCCCGAATTCCCCCGGCGCATCGGCCTGATCTGCGCGCCCAAGGCCAGAGCCGAGGGGGATGTGATCACCAACGCCCGCCTGCGTTGGCCCACCATCGAATTCTCCGTGGTACACGCCCACGTCCAGGGCCCCCAGTGCCCGCCCGAAGTGGTCGAAGCCATCCAGAAGCTGGATGCTGATCCGGCTGTGGATGTGATCATCGTGGCCAGGGGCGGCGGCAGCTTCGAGGATCTGCTGGGCTTCTCGGACGAGTCCGTGGTCCGCGCCACGGCAGCCTGTGTCACTCCCATCGTCTCGGCCATAGGCCACGAGGACGACTGGACCTTGATTGACCTGGCCGCAGATCTGCGTGCCTCCACCCCCACTGACGCCGCCAAGCGGGTGGTGCCCGACCTGGTCGAGCAGGAGGGCATCATCCAAGAGGCCAGGATGCGCATAAACGCGCGCATCCAAAATATGGTCGAGGGCGAGACACGGCTGATTGAGGGATACGCCAACCGCCCCAGCCTGACCAAGCCGCAGACCATGCTGGACAAGCCCCAGCGGCTGGTTGACGAGTCGCTGGTCCGCCTGGACATCGCCCTTCGGCGGATCGTGGACGACGCCTCCCTGACCGTGGAGAAGCTCCAGTCCTCGCTGACCGCCCTCTCTCCCCAGTCCACGCTGGATCGCGGATACGCAGTCGTGCAGACTCTGGACGGGAAGGTGGTCGTCAGCCCACAGCAGGTTCAGGCCGATCAGGATCTGACCTTGACCGTCAAAGAGGGCAGGATCGAGACCAGGGTCGTCAGCGGGCAGTGA
- a CDS encoding AAA family ATPase, translating to MKLTKVQLHKYKSIDDSTAFDVQTDVTCLVGKNESGKTAALEAMYKSRPISNNVKFDMVMDYPTHLTRERKESGRSQIVSDFAYELDEEDIAAVEKELGPNTVISKTMTCSTRYDQSVVFGLKIDTLAVKNNLLKELDLSDTVKSAVQGVKTPQELVSVLEEKVEGDVPSVQNVIHRVKNWRDLDATNRAFDILNERRPKFVYYEDYDIMPGLISIPYLIKQKEDGNLTRGQKALIALIRMAGIDLEELEKAETANYENIIRELENASNVLSDEVFEYWSQNQELSVVLKLLPGVNRPERLNEQGPLLQIRISNQRHKVTVPLSERSRGFIWFFSFLAYFSDIEDNAQQPLILLLDEPGLSLHATAQQDLLRFIRERLAPTHQVIYTTHSPFMVDAHKFNQVRTVIDADNTGTVVSSDVLKADKESVFPLHAAMGVQLTQTLFIGPYVLFVEGPSDLIYLNYLSDAVSRSGGQGLDTKWTITPGGGLAKIPFMLNLYGANDITIAVLTDSSKQDKSVLNALRQDGRIFNSSLVSVGDILDKTEADIEDIFTPEYYLNLVSRAYAGMLNNRKIKVQELPRGNRIVKRVELYFQKNNINKGRLNHYSPAAVLLRASDELPQPDRETLQNAEELFKRINSILQ from the coding sequence ATGAAATTGACAAAGGTGCAATTACACAAATACAAGAGCATTGACGATAGCACAGCATTCGACGTTCAAACAGATGTTACATGTCTAGTTGGGAAAAATGAATCCGGCAAGACGGCTGCCCTAGAGGCCATGTACAAGAGCCGTCCAATCAGTAACAATGTAAAATTTGATATGGTCATGGACTATCCGACTCATTTGACCAGAGAAAGAAAGGAATCTGGCAGATCTCAAATAGTGTCGGATTTCGCTTATGAACTAGATGAAGAAGATATAGCAGCTGTAGAAAAAGAGTTAGGGCCGAATACTGTCATTAGTAAGACGATGACATGTTCCACACGGTACGATCAATCTGTTGTCTTTGGCTTAAAAATTGATACCTTGGCTGTCAAAAATAATCTATTAAAAGAGCTTGATCTTTCCGATACTGTGAAATCAGCCGTCCAGGGCGTGAAAACCCCACAAGAATTAGTGAGTGTGCTTGAAGAGAAAGTAGAAGGAGACGTACCTAGTGTCCAGAACGTGATTCACCGGGTTAAAAACTGGAGGGATTTAGATGCCACTAATCGGGCTTTTGACATACTTAATGAAAGGAGACCAAAGTTTGTCTATTACGAAGATTATGACATTATGCCCGGCCTTATATCGATTCCCTATCTCATTAAACAAAAGGAAGATGGAAATCTTACTCGAGGCCAAAAGGCTCTAATCGCTTTAATCCGGATGGCTGGAATTGATCTGGAAGAATTAGAAAAAGCAGAAACAGCTAATTATGAAAATATTATTCGCGAGCTTGAGAATGCATCGAATGTTCTCTCTGATGAAGTTTTCGAGTATTGGAGTCAGAATCAAGAACTCAGTGTAGTTTTGAAATTGTTGCCAGGTGTTAATCGCCCAGAGCGATTAAATGAGCAAGGGCCTCTATTGCAAATTCGTATTAGCAATCAGAGACATAAAGTCACCGTGCCTTTGAGTGAACGGTCCAGAGGTTTTATCTGGTTTTTCTCTTTTCTAGCTTATTTTTCAGACATCGAGGATAATGCACAGCAGCCGCTGATCCTTCTGTTGGACGAACCCGGCCTCAGCTTGCATGCCACTGCTCAACAAGACTTGCTTAGGTTTATACGAGAACGTTTGGCACCAACCCATCAGGTTATTTACACGACGCATTCCCCGTTCATGGTAGATGCTCACAAGTTCAATCAGGTTAGAACAGTCATTGACGCAGACAATACTGGCACAGTCGTATCATCAGACGTTTTAAAAGCAGATAAGGAATCGGTATTCCCCTTGCATGCTGCAATGGGCGTACAACTGACACAAACGCTTTTTATTGGACCTTACGTTCTTTTCGTCGAAGGTCCCTCAGATTTAATCTATCTAAATTATCTGTCGGATGCAGTTAGCAGAAGTGGAGGCCAAGGACTTGATACAAAGTGGACTATTACTCCAGGTGGTGGATTGGCTAAGATTCCATTTATGTTAAATTTGTACGGCGCCAACGATATTACTATTGCAGTGCTTACGGATTCGTCTAAACAGGATAAATCTGTATTGAACGCATTAAGACAGGATGGTAGGATCTTCAATAGTAGCTTGGTGTCAGTAGGCGATATTCTTGACAAAACTGAGGCTGACATTGAGGATATCTTTACCCCTGAATACTATTTAAACTTAGTTAGCAGAGCTTATGCCGGAATGCTCAACAATAGAAAAATAAAAGTACAAGAACTCCCGAGAGGTAATAGAATAGTTAAACGTGTGGAACTTTATTTCCAAAAGAATAATATAAATAAAGGTAGGCTTAACCACTACTCGCCTGCGGCGGTTTTATTGCGTGCCAGTGATGAACTTCCACAACCTGATCGAGAAACTTTGCAAAATGCGGAAGAACTATTTAAGAGAATAAACTCAATATTACAATGA
- a CDS encoding exodeoxyribonuclease VII small subunit, producing MSDTDEEQGKEQPVLASALSQKERETIAKLPYEQARDQLIQAVQALEAGGLDLDASMRQWEIGEALAKRAQELLGQVRAKLDAAQQEQASAGAQAGTQSNLDA from the coding sequence ATGAGCGACACCGATGAGGAGCAGGGCAAGGAACAGCCGGTACTGGCCTCGGCCCTGAGCCAGAAGGAACGCGAAACCATCGCCAAACTGCCCTATGAGCAGGCCCGGGACCAGCTGATCCAGGCGGTTCAGGCGCTGGAGGCCGGCGGCCTGGATCTGGATGCCTCCATGCGTCAGTGGGAGATCGGCGAGGCTCTGGCCAAGCGGGCCCAGGAGCTGCTGGGCCAAGTGCGGGCCAAACTTGATGCTGCTCAGCAGGAGCAGGCCAGCGCCGGGGCCCAGGCTGGCACCCAGTCCAACTTGGATGCCTGA